A genomic stretch from Arenicella xantha includes:
- a CDS encoding response regulator, producing MAERISIVVVDDHPLFREGVVTTLVESGLFDVVAQAGSKEEAIIQAEKHLPDLMLLDVSMPGGGIETATEISSRVPVIKIIMLTVSEQEHDVQAALKAQARGYILKGVASEDLISILQDIHNGDSYISPNLAVNLLMRSSEKPKRDSPEDFDLNDRERQILEKLAIGMSNKEIADDIYLSEKTVKHYMTNIMHKLHVSNRVQAAIKAYEMSKYPNR from the coding sequence ATGGCTGAGAGAATCTCAATAGTTGTGGTCGACGACCACCCGTTGTTTCGCGAAGGAGTGGTAACAACATTGGTCGAGAGCGGCCTTTTCGACGTCGTTGCTCAGGCGGGTAGCAAGGAAGAGGCGATTATTCAGGCCGAAAAACATCTTCCCGACTTAATGTTATTGGATGTGAGTATGCCCGGTGGCGGAATCGAAACGGCTACCGAGATATCGTCGCGGGTCCCAGTTATTAAAATCATTATGCTAACCGTGTCAGAGCAAGAGCATGATGTTCAAGCCGCACTTAAGGCTCAGGCGCGAGGTTATATTCTTAAGGGCGTTGCGTCTGAAGACCTGATTTCAATATTGCAGGATATTCATAATGGTGACTCCTATATATCGCCGAACTTAGCTGTTAACTTGCTAATGCGAAGCTCGGAGAAGCCTAAGAGAGACTCGCCGGAAGACTTCGATTTAAACGATAGGGAACGCCAAATATTGGAGAAGTTGGCAATTGGGATGAGTAATAAGGAAATTGCCGATGATATTTACCTGAGTGAGAAGACGGTTAAGCATTATATGACTAACATTATGCACAAGCTTCATGTTAGCAATCGTGTGCAAGCCGCAATTAAAGCATATGAAATGAGTAAATATCCGAATCGATAG
- a CDS encoding sensor histidine kinase, which yields MNDLTLISTAEAKKRGLNRRFVAAGLTTILLIVAVLTAGGYARLQKSATTDMANRVSSELQRIAQSNAVTEVMKNAAVTPNDTNMDSSKIDPLELERHLARLIGNKALSISGVESIALFDINGGSVWRSRADLSIADEQRVEFTKLLQSRSEPYRKLNHNLLEASSWLEALSNNYPISELLVSIRLPNKRVEVAKLNVDFRDGLSAARLLAGQLLLVLVISTSLLFLLLFYTFRRGIQTINEQEDRLSEQITRLSKLLTSNKDMQRSMKTASARAVELNEQFLRRVGADLHDGPAQMIGFAVMRLAQVSKQEAATQFGHEFHAVRQALDESLEEIRGISSGLVLPELEKMSLEECLRKVVLLHGTKSDSDIAQFYQDLPDDIPLPIKITAYRFTQEGLNNSHRHGQAKKCRLNAFVKGDVLHLSLKDNGVGFRKSTLSPSGGHLGLMGLKDRIESLGGKFSINSELGVGTALKLSISLKDDN from the coding sequence ATGAATGATCTAACCCTCATCAGCACGGCCGAGGCGAAAAAGCGCGGTTTAAATCGCCGTTTTGTTGCTGCTGGCCTGACAACTATTCTATTGATTGTCGCTGTGTTAACCGCAGGGGGGTACGCTCGCCTTCAGAAAAGTGCCACGACAGACATGGCGAATCGCGTTTCCAGTGAACTGCAGCGGATAGCACAAAGTAATGCCGTAACGGAGGTTATGAAAAATGCAGCGGTTACACCTAATGATACCAATATGGATTCGTCGAAGATCGATCCACTCGAATTAGAGAGGCACTTGGCTAGATTGATTGGTAATAAAGCTTTGAGTATTTCAGGCGTTGAATCAATTGCGCTGTTTGACATTAATGGTGGCAGTGTCTGGCGATCGCGCGCTGACCTCAGTATTGCGGATGAGCAACGTGTAGAATTTACCAAGTTGTTGCAGAGTCGAAGTGAGCCGTATAGAAAACTCAACCATAATTTGCTCGAGGCGAGCTCTTGGCTTGAGGCATTGAGCAATAATTATCCGATCAGTGAGCTATTGGTTTCGATAAGACTACCGAATAAGCGAGTTGAAGTAGCTAAACTCAATGTTGACTTTAGAGATGGGTTGTCCGCAGCGCGGCTTCTGGCTGGCCAACTTTTATTGGTATTGGTAATTAGTACGAGCCTATTATTTTTGTTACTGTTCTATACTTTTCGTCGTGGCATTCAGACCATAAACGAGCAAGAAGATAGGCTCAGCGAGCAGATAACTCGATTGTCTAAGTTGCTGACGTCTAATAAAGACATGCAGCGAAGTATGAAAACTGCGAGTGCTCGCGCGGTCGAGTTAAATGAACAGTTTTTGCGCAGAGTTGGTGCTGATTTGCACGATGGGCCAGCTCAAATGATCGGCTTCGCCGTAATGCGATTGGCTCAGGTGTCTAAGCAAGAAGCCGCGACACAGTTCGGGCATGAGTTTCATGCTGTGCGCCAAGCACTCGATGAGTCTCTTGAGGAAATTCGTGGTATCTCCTCGGGTCTGGTATTGCCTGAACTGGAAAAGATGAGTTTGGAAGAGTGTTTACGTAAGGTGGTGCTGCTGCATGGTACGAAATCTGATTCGGACATTGCTCAGTTTTACCAAGATTTGCCAGACGATATTCCGCTACCAATCAAAATAACTGCGTATCGGTTTACTCAAGAAGGGCTAAATAATTCACATCGACATGGTCAGGCCAAAAAATGTCGATTGAATGCTTTCGTCAAAGGCGATGTGCTACATTTATCGCTGAAAGATAATGGTGTTGGTTTTAGAAAATCAACACTTAGTCCTAGCGGAGGTCATCTAGGATTGATGGGGTTGAAGGACCGTATAGAGAGCTTAGGCGGGAAATTCAGCATTAACAGTGAACTGGGTGTGGGCACTGCGCTTAAATTGTCGATCAGTCTAAAGGACGACAATTAG
- a CDS encoding DUF423 domain-containing protein has product MKLTVFIGALLCLTGVAIGAFGAHALADVLALNQRQATFELANRYQFYHGLALLIIGLNPQLCSHKLVYYTTLCLGVGIVIFSASLYLLAVTNIQWLGAVTPVGGLSLLAGWTVYLVGVARDK; this is encoded by the coding sequence GTGAAACTAACTGTTTTTATTGGCGCACTGCTCTGCTTAACCGGCGTTGCGATTGGTGCGTTCGGCGCTCATGCGCTGGCCGATGTTTTGGCGTTGAATCAACGGCAAGCCACCTTCGAGTTAGCTAATCGCTATCAGTTTTATCATGGTTTAGCACTATTGATTATTGGCTTAAACCCCCAGCTTTGCTCACACAAACTGGTCTATTATACGACCCTATGCTTAGGTGTTGGTATTGTCATATTTAGCGCTTCATTGTACCTATTGGCGGTGACCAATATTCAGTGGCTAGGAGCCGTTACACCGGTTGGCGGGCTTAGCTTGCTGGCTGGTTGGACAGTCTATTTGGTTGGTGTTGCGCGTGATAAATAG
- the msrA gene encoding peptide-methionine (S)-S-oxide reductase MsrA encodes MFTDKLSLPSRDNALPGRDIALTLENKHFVNGRAIMPPFDTDAGNLQTVYLGLGCFWGAERKFWQMPGVYTTAVGYMAGFTPNPTYEEVCSGRTGHTEVVLVVFDPAIVSLPQLLAAFFELHDPTQGMRQGNDKGTQYRSGIYCSSADQLTVARQIATDYQSTLVEQGYGQITTEIELAPPFYYAEQYHQQYLAKNPNGYCGIGGTGVTCPI; translated from the coding sequence GTGTTTACAGATAAATTATCACTTCCATCTCGAGACAACGCGTTGCCTGGCCGCGACATCGCGCTGACGCTTGAAAATAAACATTTTGTAAATGGTCGGGCAATCATGCCGCCGTTTGATACCGATGCTGGCAATCTACAAACTGTTTATCTAGGCTTGGGTTGTTTTTGGGGCGCGGAACGAAAATTCTGGCAGATGCCTGGTGTCTACACAACAGCTGTTGGATACATGGCTGGGTTTACTCCTAACCCAACTTACGAGGAAGTTTGTAGTGGCCGAACGGGTCATACTGAAGTGGTGTTAGTCGTATTTGATCCCGCGATTGTTAGTCTGCCCCAATTACTTGCGGCATTTTTTGAATTGCATGACCCAACCCAAGGGATGCGGCAGGGTAATGATAAGGGCACTCAGTATCGATCCGGTATCTACTGCTCGAGTGCTGACCAGTTAACCGTTGCACGACAAATTGCGACTGATTATCAGTCGACTTTAGTTGAACAAGGCTACGGCCAGATCACCACCGAGATCGAGCTGGCACCGCCGTTTTACTATGCTGAACAGTATCATCAGCAATACTTGGCGAAAAACCCAAATGGCTACTGTGGAATCGGTGGAACCGGTGTCACATGCCCGATTTAG
- the msrA gene encoding peptide-methionine (S)-S-oxide reductase MsrA — protein sequence MKKQLFTIITLTVFALSSIPAQSGQTNSAENARSDVSKTVRTAVFAGGCFWCVESDFEKLNGVLSAVSGYTGGSAATANYKTVSYTETGHYEAVQVSYDPNQVSYSELVEFFWRHIDPTDPHGQFCDKGSSYKSAIFYADDSQKLVVEQSLQQLSANKPFTANIVTAIEAAKPFYLAEEYHQDYYKKNPIRYRIYRSRCGRDQRIEQLWGKQD from the coding sequence ATGAAAAAACAATTATTTACTATCATTACGCTAACCGTCTTTGCATTGTCTTCAATTCCAGCGCAGAGCGGTCAAACTAACAGCGCCGAAAATGCCCGATCAGATGTTTCTAAAACGGTTAGAACAGCGGTGTTCGCTGGAGGCTGCTTTTGGTGTGTGGAGTCTGACTTTGAAAAGCTCAACGGTGTGCTTAGCGCTGTATCTGGCTACACCGGCGGTAGCGCTGCAACGGCTAATTATAAAACCGTAAGCTATACCGAAACCGGTCATTACGAGGCGGTCCAAGTCAGCTATGACCCAAATCAAGTCAGCTACTCTGAACTGGTCGAGTTTTTTTGGCGCCATATCGACCCGACCGACCCCCATGGTCAGTTTTGTGACAAAGGTAGTTCTTATAAATCCGCTATTTTTTATGCCGACGACTCACAAAAATTAGTAGTCGAACAGTCACTGCAACAGTTATCCGCGAATAAACCGTTTACCGCAAATATTGTGACCGCGATTGAAGCCGCGAAGCCTTTTTACCTGGCCGAGGAGTACCACCAAGACTATTATAAGAAAAACCCTATTAGGTATCGCATATACCGATCTCGATGCGGACGAGACCAACGAATCGAGCAGCTTTGGGGTAAACAGGACTAA
- a CDS encoding TraR/DksA family transcriptional regulator produces MLLNKQQQKFYKNKLELLREQAQRTIDSVNLSAKPVVLDQNSVGRLSRMDAMQGQAMAQASERRQIQLIKCIDQALLRLVNGSYGLCFECSEAIPAARLEIDLTAEYCIGCAALRE; encoded by the coding sequence ATGCTGCTCAATAAGCAACAGCAGAAATTCTATAAAAACAAGCTAGAGTTACTGCGAGAGCAGGCTCAGCGCACCATCGACTCAGTTAATTTGAGTGCTAAGCCGGTGGTGCTGGATCAAAACAGTGTAGGGCGCTTGTCTCGGATGGATGCAATGCAAGGGCAGGCCATGGCGCAGGCTAGCGAGCGCCGTCAGATACAGTTAATCAAATGTATTGATCAGGCGCTTTTGCGACTCGTTAACGGCTCCTACGGGCTATGTTTTGAGTGTAGTGAGGCGATTCCGGCGGCACGCTTGGAGATAGATCTGACAGCTGAGTATTGCATAGGCTGCGCGGCGCTTCGCGAATAG
- the ttcA gene encoding tRNA 2-thiocytidine(32) synthetase TtcA → MKDTRKLAYSQNKLVKRLQRQVGEAIVDFNMIEEGDRVMVCLSGGKDSYAMLDILQALQRRAPINFELFAVNLDQKQPGFPAEILPAYLDKLAIPYQIVEEDTYSIVTDKIPAGKTTCSLCSRLRRGILYRTANELGATKIALGHHLDDMVETLFLNMFHGARLKSMPPKLVSDDKKNVVIRPLAYCRESDLEAFSVLREFPIIPCNLCGSQENLQRKKIKQMLANWDQEQPGRVVNVFKSMSRVTGSHLMDRDLFDFVGLTADNAQHLTEFDTAFDDSPLELILTRSNAAQ, encoded by the coding sequence ATGAAAGACACTCGAAAGTTGGCATATAGTCAAAACAAGCTGGTGAAACGACTGCAGCGCCAAGTTGGTGAGGCGATCGTTGACTTCAACATGATCGAAGAGGGCGATCGCGTTATGGTCTGTTTGTCTGGTGGTAAGGACAGCTATGCAATGCTTGATATTTTGCAGGCCTTGCAGCGGCGTGCGCCAATAAATTTTGAGCTGTTTGCGGTGAACCTAGATCAGAAACAGCCGGGTTTTCCAGCCGAGATACTGCCTGCGTACTTAGATAAGCTCGCCATTCCGTACCAAATCGTTGAAGAAGATACCTACAGTATCGTTACCGATAAGATTCCAGCAGGTAAGACCACTTGTTCACTTTGTTCTCGTTTGCGGCGCGGTATTTTGTATCGCACTGCGAATGAGTTAGGCGCAACCAAAATAGCTTTGGGGCACCACTTGGACGATATGGTTGAAACACTATTTCTCAATATGTTTCATGGGGCTCGGCTGAAAAGTATGCCGCCTAAGTTAGTCAGTGATGACAAAAAGAATGTAGTGATTCGGCCGCTGGCGTATTGTCGAGAATCAGACCTTGAAGCGTTTTCAGTGTTGCGCGAGTTTCCAATTATCCCGTGCAATCTCTGTGGCTCGCAAGAGAATTTGCAACGTAAGAAAATTAAGCAAATGTTAGCTAATTGGGACCAAGAACAACCGGGCAGAGTGGTTAATGTGTTTAAGTCGATGTCGCGTGTGACTGGCTCGCATCTAATGGACCGCGACTTGTTCGATTTTGTTGGCTTGACGGCGGATAATGCGCAACATTTGACCGAGTTCGACACGGCTTTCGATGATTCTCCACTGGAGCTTATTTTGACGCGTTCAAATGCTGCTCAATAA
- the phoB gene encoding phosphate regulon transcriptional regulator PhoB, translating into MTHHILIVDDEAAIRDMVRMALEIDGFTVSDASNAHQAAKLLEEEEIDLLLLDWMMPGISGIDFAGRIRREGNHQVGIIMLTAKDDEADMVRGLDVGADDYVKKPFSTKELLSRINAVLRRLSSGHVSGDVVSAGKITIDSEQHRVLIDGNNVDFSPTEFRLLHFLLTHPDRVFARDQLLDNVWGNQVYVEDRTVDVHIRRLRKVLEPCGCDDYINTVRGVGYRFSLPAL; encoded by the coding sequence ATGACCCACCACATTTTGATAGTTGATGACGAAGCGGCTATCCGTGACATGGTGCGGATGGCCCTAGAAATAGATGGCTTTACCGTATCCGACGCCAGTAATGCGCACCAAGCTGCCAAATTACTCGAAGAAGAGGAAATTGACTTATTACTATTAGACTGGATGATGCCCGGCATTTCTGGAATAGACTTTGCCGGACGCATCAGACGCGAAGGCAACCATCAGGTTGGCATTATCATGTTAACCGCCAAAGATGATGAAGCCGACATGGTTCGCGGCTTAGATGTTGGTGCTGACGATTACGTAAAAAAACCCTTCTCGACTAAGGAACTGCTGTCTAGAATCAATGCTGTGCTCCGAAGGTTGTCGAGTGGCCACGTGTCCGGCGACGTAGTATCGGCCGGCAAGATCACAATCGACTCCGAGCAGCATCGAGTTTTGATCGACGGCAATAATGTTGACTTTAGCCCAACCGAATTTCGCCTTTTACACTTCCTATTAACCCATCCTGATCGCGTATTTGCGCGTGACCAGTTATTAGATAATGTATGGGGCAATCAAGTATATGTCGAAGACAGAACAGTTGACGTGCACATCCGTCGACTGCGTAAAGTGTTGGAACCCTGTGGTTGCGACGACTACATCAATACCGTCAGAGGTGTGGGCTACCGATTCTCGCTACCGGCACTGTAA
- the phoR gene encoding phosphate regulon sensor histidine kinase PhoR gives MKQDIIKFVSLLATAGLVGWTLNIPILGMLIVAIGIIGWQIQRLNMLQKWVENPGGNPMPEMSGQFYQLHRQLSRKDTQNAKRKRRLNEFVSQFRRAISALPDAIVLVDNDGKIEWANTNSDRILGIRWPADANVRFVNLIRYPEVDQLLLAQNPPSVGVEVTASTDRQITINIKCVRYTNKLRMIIARDVSRLITVNKIHTDFVANVSHELKTPLTVLRGYLEILQNSQELPQKFHKPIAQMNIQGARMQSIVSDLLYLAKLEDHPEELPMQALDITHLINTIIEAVQPLLTDKHHQLELDIDHSLKMRGVQTELHSAFTNLITNAIHYTPSGGIIQIQWQATASHAVFSVKDNGIGIAPQHLDRLTQRFYRVDNDRARDSGGTGLGLAIVKHVMQRHNGQLEIDSNEDNGSEFRCVFPIYQAVGFNAEGKPSKAPTPQSVG, from the coding sequence ATGAAACAAGACATCATCAAATTCGTCAGCTTATTGGCGACCGCAGGCTTGGTGGGTTGGACACTAAATATTCCTATTTTAGGCATGCTGATCGTCGCAATCGGCATTATTGGCTGGCAGATTCAGCGACTAAATATGCTGCAGAAGTGGGTCGAAAACCCCGGCGGTAACCCGATGCCTGAGATGAGCGGCCAATTCTATCAATTGCACCGCCAGCTGAGCCGCAAAGACACCCAGAACGCCAAACGTAAACGACGACTCAATGAGTTTGTCAGCCAATTTAGACGCGCCATCAGCGCCTTGCCCGACGCCATAGTCCTCGTCGATAACGACGGCAAGATCGAATGGGCGAATACTAATTCAGACCGAATTTTAGGCATACGCTGGCCGGCTGACGCCAATGTGCGATTTGTGAACCTAATTCGCTACCCAGAAGTTGATCAACTGTTACTCGCGCAAAACCCTCCCTCGGTAGGTGTGGAAGTAACAGCATCCACCGATCGCCAAATCACCATCAATATAAAGTGTGTGCGCTATACCAATAAACTACGAATGATAATCGCGCGAGACGTAAGTCGGTTAATCACGGTCAACAAGATACACACCGATTTCGTAGCCAATGTTTCGCATGAGCTCAAGACTCCGCTAACAGTGCTACGTGGTTATTTAGAAATACTGCAAAATAGCCAAGAACTGCCGCAAAAATTTCACAAGCCGATCGCTCAAATGAACATTCAAGGCGCCAGAATGCAGTCGATCGTCAGCGACTTGCTGTACCTTGCTAAACTCGAAGATCATCCCGAAGAGCTACCCATGCAAGCGTTAGATATAACGCATTTAATCAATACGATAATCGAAGCCGTACAGCCACTACTCACCGACAAGCACCATCAACTGGAGTTGGATATCGACCATTCGCTCAAAATGCGAGGAGTCCAAACAGAGCTGCATAGTGCGTTTACAAACCTGATCACCAACGCCATTCACTACACTCCGAGCGGCGGCATAATTCAAATCCAATGGCAAGCCACCGCTTCACACGCGGTGTTCTCGGTAAAAGACAATGGTATCGGTATAGCACCACAACATCTCGACCGTTTAACGCAACGCTTTTATCGGGTCGACAACGATCGTGCACGAGATAGCGGCGGCACCGGTCTAGGCCTGGCAATCGTCAAACATGTTATGCAACGGCACAATGGCCAACTTGAGATCGACAGCAATGAAGATAACGGCAGTGAGTTTCGCTGCGTCTTTCCAATCTATCAAGCCGTCGGCTTCAATGCCGAGGGTAAGCCGTCAAAAGCACCTACTCCGCAGTCAGTCGGCTAA
- a CDS encoding endonuclease/exonuclease/phosphatase family protein, with protein MTKVTIRDIQGDSLYSPFSGETVTVAGVVTGVLRRGFYIQTPNKEWDRLGSDAVFVYSPGWRPEVGVMVEAEGECLNYIKHETAKPVTQLRLIEADVVRVNPADYQVDPIEITAQLIPNDNARLARLLNALEGMLVTIASGQTFIAPSNAHGDYVLALDSSGVDRSAVRTEDGGVIVENSNPLRWFPGFRVSNYNHAQRLNLGAKLRSRITGPLHFRADAYQMSVDQPFTIDPYFVELSKTALFSDDASVTIMTLNCFNLDPHVESEHRVSNPRQDIDDDWGEGRFHTLAQAVGLQALCPDIIALQEIQDSDGAELTTVVDATVTYQKLIEAIETLTEVRYAWLDIPPESGADGGQPGGNIRNAFLYRADRVTPDLGSLRLLGTNDPCYTDSRKPLVVCFTHTASSQKLEVINVHFASKRHQSSIFAPENPGVDAKSEIRIAQAMVVANELEKIRLSNVEYYVTGDFNDTQQSDTLATLTDSGSVNLVMSLPENQRYDYNHRGKLQVLMHGLVSHRLAEQDRAQYEILHGNELIGINPGEETDKPSDHAYVIAKLTLA; from the coding sequence GTGACTAAGGTAACTATCAGGGATATTCAGGGCGACTCACTTTATTCTCCGTTCAGCGGTGAAACCGTAACGGTAGCTGGTGTTGTCACCGGCGTGCTCAGGCGCGGTTTTTATATTCAAACTCCCAACAAAGAGTGGGATCGACTAGGCTCGGACGCGGTATTTGTTTATAGCCCCGGTTGGCGACCAGAGGTTGGTGTGATGGTGGAAGCCGAAGGCGAATGCTTGAATTACATAAAGCATGAAACGGCCAAGCCAGTTACGCAATTACGGCTTATCGAGGCAGATGTCGTTCGAGTTAATCCGGCTGATTATCAAGTTGATCCGATAGAAATTACCGCGCAATTGATCCCGAATGATAATGCGCGCCTTGCTCGATTATTGAATGCATTGGAGGGCATGCTTGTGACTATCGCGTCTGGGCAGACCTTTATCGCACCAAGCAATGCGCACGGCGATTATGTACTAGCCCTAGATAGCTCTGGCGTGGATCGCAGTGCAGTTCGCACTGAAGACGGTGGTGTTATCGTCGAAAACAGCAATCCACTAAGATGGTTTCCCGGATTTAGAGTAAGTAATTATAATCATGCGCAACGGCTTAACTTGGGCGCCAAGTTGCGCAGTCGAATCACCGGCCCTCTGCATTTTCGAGCGGACGCGTATCAGATGTCGGTTGATCAACCGTTCACTATTGACCCGTATTTTGTTGAGCTTTCTAAAACGGCATTGTTTAGCGATGATGCTTCGGTCACCATAATGACCTTGAATTGTTTCAATCTTGACCCGCACGTTGAGTCGGAGCACCGTGTGTCTAACCCTCGGCAGGATATTGACGATGATTGGGGGGAAGGGCGCTTTCATACCTTGGCGCAAGCGGTAGGGCTACAAGCCTTGTGTCCGGACATAATTGCATTACAAGAAATTCAAGACAGCGATGGCGCTGAGCTAACCACAGTGGTGGATGCAACGGTAACTTACCAGAAGCTGATTGAGGCGATTGAGACCCTCACTGAAGTGCGCTACGCATGGTTAGATATACCACCAGAAAGTGGCGCTGATGGCGGTCAGCCTGGCGGTAATATTCGTAATGCATTTTTGTATCGCGCTGACCGTGTTACGCCGGATCTCGGGTCATTGCGGCTGCTCGGTACTAACGATCCGTGTTATACCGATTCACGCAAACCTTTAGTGGTTTGCTTTACGCATACCGCTTCGTCCCAAAAGTTGGAGGTAATCAATGTGCATTTTGCATCTAAGCGCCACCAATCGAGTATTTTTGCGCCAGAGAACCCAGGTGTCGATGCCAAATCTGAAATTCGGATTGCGCAAGCTATGGTAGTAGCGAATGAGCTTGAGAAAATTCGCTTAAGCAATGTTGAATATTATGTGACAGGCGATTTCAATGATACTCAGCAAAGCGACACACTCGCGACCTTAACCGATTCAGGTTCGGTAAATTTGGTGATGTCGTTGCCTGAAAATCAACGTTATGATTATAACCATCGTGGCAAGTTACAGGTGCTGATGCATGGGTTGGTAAGCCATAGATTGGCTGAGCAAGATCGCGCTCAGTATGAAATTTTACACGGTAATGAGCTGATCGGAATTAATCCGGGAGAAGAAACCGATAAGCCGAGCGATCATGCTTACGTTATAGCGAAATTAACGCTTGCTTAA
- the phoU gene encoding phosphate signaling complex protein PhoU, whose protein sequence is MNEEIKIGGHISRQFDDELDEIRTRVLKMGGLVESQLDKALEALRLDSAENIVDVEKLDRKINKLEMVIDEECTQILAKRQPAAGDLRLIIATSKSVRDLERIGDEAERVANMVRHAIDNDASNKSFKGLLSLGEHVKELLHATLNTYARMDSRSAVTNMRMDNAIDEEYARVIVRLVGLMKKNSDNISDALDVMWAARSLERIGDHCINICENVIYLVEGQDVRHTTLDRITEKLA, encoded by the coding sequence ATGAACGAAGAAATTAAAATTGGTGGACATATTTCTCGTCAATTTGACGATGAACTAGACGAAATACGCACACGTGTGCTCAAGATGGGCGGCTTAGTGGAATCGCAGCTAGATAAAGCTCTTGAAGCATTGCGGCTGGATTCGGCGGAGAATATCGTTGATGTCGAAAAGCTTGATCGAAAGATCAATAAGCTTGAGATGGTTATCGACGAAGAGTGCACACAAATATTAGCTAAACGTCAGCCTGCTGCTGGCGATCTAAGGCTTATTATCGCAACATCAAAATCGGTTCGCGATTTAGAGCGTATTGGCGATGAAGCGGAGCGAGTTGCCAATATGGTTCGACATGCCATCGACAATGATGCCTCTAACAAATCGTTTAAGGGGTTGTTGTCCTTGGGCGAGCATGTGAAAGAGTTATTGCACGCAACCTTGAATACCTATGCGCGTATGGATTCACGCTCGGCTGTGACTAACATGCGTATGGACAATGCAATCGATGAAGAGTATGCGCGAGTTATTGTCCGCTTAGTTGGGCTGATGAAGAAAAACTCAGACAACATATCCGACGCATTAGACGTAATGTGGGCCGCCAGATCGCTGGAGAGGATTGGCGATCACTGCATCAATATCTGTGAAAACGTGATTTACCTAGTTGAAGGGCAAGACGTACGCCACACAACATTGGATCGGATTACCGAGAAATTAGCGTAA